One Sinorhizobium mexicanum genomic region harbors:
- a CDS encoding DUF1013 domain-containing protein: protein MAQQLLMPKATAVWLVDNTALSFDQIAQFCKLHPLEVKAIADGESAQGIKGLDPIATGQLSRDEIARGEANPNHKLKLSEPKVRVPDSKRKGPRYTPVSKRQDRPNAILWLVRNHPELKDAQISRLVGTTKTTIEQIRERTHWNSANLTPMDPVTLGLCSQIDLDLEVERAAKGRPLPTAAEAGATLEAAQETEKLGYNYDREEEKEIDADAVFAKLKSLKSDRKDDEDDDY, encoded by the coding sequence ATGGCTCAGCAACTGCTTATGCCCAAGGCAACCGCCGTCTGGCTCGTTGACAACACAGCGCTGTCGTTCGACCAGATCGCGCAGTTCTGCAAGCTGCACCCGCTCGAAGTGAAAGCGATCGCCGACGGTGAATCGGCGCAGGGCATCAAGGGCCTCGATCCGATCGCCACCGGTCAGCTCTCTCGCGACGAGATCGCACGCGGCGAGGCAAATCCGAACCACAAGCTCAAGCTCTCCGAACCGAAGGTTCGTGTTCCGGACTCCAAGCGGAAGGGCCCGCGCTACACGCCCGTCTCCAAGCGCCAGGACCGTCCGAACGCCATCCTCTGGCTGGTGCGCAACCATCCTGAACTCAAGGACGCACAGATTTCGCGGCTGGTCGGCACGACGAAGACGACGATCGAGCAGATTCGCGAACGCACCCATTGGAACTCGGCCAACCTGACGCCGATGGATCCGGTGACGCTCGGCCTCTGCTCGCAGATCGACCTCGATCTGGAAGTCGAACGCGCCGCCAAGGGCCGCCCGCTGCCGACGGCAGCCGAGGCGGGTGCAACGCTGGAGGCAGCACAGGAGACCGAAAAGCTCGGTTACAACTACGACCGCGAGGAAGAGAAGGAAATCGACGCCGATGCCGTCTTCGCCAAGCTGAAGTCGTTGAAGTCGGATCGCAAGGACGACGAAGACGACGACTACTGA